Proteins from a genomic interval of Quercus lobata isolate SW786 chromosome 11, ValleyOak3.0 Primary Assembly, whole genome shotgun sequence:
- the LOC115969505 gene encoding uncharacterized protein LOC115969505: MVTPGSLCECESFNELKRECTRDEQLDLDLLTLRVLEDLILFHPKKPSLPLTSEEKRLQYRFKPTWGSFQRKRSNLASSKPHTLYQLQNLNVKRKRFSQPTGIADPEWKASLPPEGFACASPKIITRLKIIPPKKPHLGISAASSIVVPNYSESPKPTPPRVFDGLNCQGLKLVTQKRRKATKEDQIEEKPPKKPKLNPTLPLSNPSPKLPQTFQNIIDTMGGTQLVLVIQKPLTKTDLNRHNARLSMPLSQINGSFLREAERECLDQQQAMEVPFMEASGKVKQIVLRQWDMPKESGKKSSCYMLIKSWNEVVEKNDLGRKLNQVIQIWSFRLGNEDQLCLAFVVVNTGENDEGASSSRQGRDMD; this comes from the coding sequence ATGGTGACTCCCGGTTCACTTTGTGAGTGTGAGTCATTTAATGAACTCAAAAGAGAGTGCACCAGAGATGAACAACTGGACTTGGACTTGCTCACTCTTAGGGTTTTGGAGGACTTGATTCTATTCCACCCTAAAAAACCGTCTCTGCCACTGACTTCAGAAGAGAAGAGACTACAATATCGTTTCAAACCCACCTGGGGCTCCTTCCAAAGAAAAAGATCGAATCTTGCTTCTTCCAAGCCTCATACCCTTTACCAATTGCAAAATTTGAACGTCAAAAGGAAGAGGTTTTCTCAACCCACTGGCATTGCAGATCCGGAATGGAAAGCTTCGCTACCACCAGAGGGTTTTGCTTGTGCTTCCCCCAAGATCATCACACGCCTCAAAATAATCCCACCCAAGAAACCCCATTTGGGAATCTCTGCTGCTTCATCCATTGTTGTTCCCAACTACTCTGAATCTCCCAAACCCACGCCACCCAGAGTATTTGATGGCCTCAACTGTCAGGGTTTGAAGCTTGTTACCCAGAAGCGAAGAAAGGCCACCAAGGAAGACCAGATTGAAGAAAAGCCACCAAAGAAGCCCAAATTGAACCCAACCCTTCCACTGTCAAACCCATCACCAAAACTGCCTCAAACTTTCCAGAATATCATTGACACAATGGGTGGAACCCAACTGGTTTTGGTCATACAGAAACCTCTCACTAAGACTGACCTAAACCGACATAACGCTCGGCTGTCCATGCCTTTAAGCCAAATCAATGGCAGTTTCTTGAGGGAGGCAGAAAGAGAATGTCTGGATCAACAACAAGCAATGGAAGTCCCATTCATGGAGGCCTCCGGTAAGGTAAAACAAATTGTTTTGAGGCAATGGGACATGCCTAAGGAGTCAGGGAAGAAAAGCTCATGCTATATGCTGATAAAATCTTGGAATGAGGTGGTGGAAAAAAATGATCTTGGCAGAAAGCTTAACCAAGTGATCCAAATTTGGTCTTTTAGACTTGGTAATGAAGATCAACTCTGCCTGGCTTTTGTTGTGGTAAACACAGGGGAGAACGATGAAGGAGCAAGTAGCAGCAGGCAAGGAAGAGATATGGATTGA
- the LOC115968794 gene encoding transcription factor bHLH25-like isoform X2, translating to MEISSIRGLSELSVEDPRLINQWQMNSLDELGTLPIAATFGENLQRSFAHPNFNYKNAMETSHSEIDRPMKQHKANSWSSPSKLDHASTLQVASSPNFLSFANANYMNQMNILRPKEEGACPQSMDTIPTEILTAQGSFGNQNYVYKACQGAKRLSTSTRLSQTQDHIIAERKRREKLSQRFIALSAIVPGLKKMDKASVLGDAIKYLKQLQERVKTLEEQTKKKNMESVVFVKKSQLFTDGDNSTSDKNSSSDPLDEPLPEIEARFCDKNVLIRIHCEKRKGLLEKSVTEIEKLHLTVINSSVMTFGSSALDITIIAQMDEEFCMTVKDLVRNLRSAFKLFM from the exons ATGGAGATTTCATCCATAAGAGGGTTATCTGAACTG AGTGTGGAGGATCCTAGGCTCATCAATCAATGGCAAATGAACTCTCTTGATGAGCTCGGCACACTGCCAATAGCAGCCACATTTGGAGAGAATTTACAACGCTCTTTCGCACACCCAAACTTCAACTATAAAAATGCCATGGAAACTTCACATAGTGAAATTGATAGACCCATGAAACAGCACAAAGCCAACAGCTGGAGTTCACCatccaaacttgatcatgctTCAACTCTGCAAGTTGCTTCTTCTCCAAACTTTCTATCCTTTGCCAATGCAAACTACATGAAtcaaatgaatattttaagGCCTAAAGAGGAGGGAGCATGTCCCCAAAGCATGGATACCATTCCTACTGAAATTTTGACTGCTCAAGGTTCCTTTGGGAACCAAAATTATGTCTATAAGGCCTGCCAGGGAGCTAAGAGGTTAAGCACAAGCACTAGACTTTCTCAAACACAAGATCACATTATAGCAGAAAGGAAGAGGCGAGAGAAGCTCAGCCAGCGGTTCATAGCTTTGTCTGCTATAGTTCCTGGCCTTAAGAAG ATGGACAAGGCTTCTGTTCTTGGAGATGCTATTAAGTACTTGAAACAACTGCAAGAGAGAGTGAAGACACTCGAGGAACagactaaaaagaaaaacatggaATCAGTGGTCTTCGTAAAGAAATCCCAACTCTTCACTGATGGTGACAACTCTACTTCAGATAAAAACTCCTCCAGTGACCCCCTTGATGAGCCACTGCCAGAAATTGAAGCAAGATTCTGTGACAAAAATGTCCTTATAAGAATTCACTGTGAGAAAAGGAAAGGACTGCTAGAGAAATCAGTCACTGAAATTGAAAAGCTCCACCTAACGGTCATCAATAGCAGTGTCATGACATTTGGGAGTTCTGCTCTTGATATCACTATTATCGCTCAG ATGGATGAAGAATTTTGCATGACAGTGAAGGATCTTGTGAGGAATCTACGCTCAGCTTTCAAATTGTTCATGTGA
- the LOC115968794 gene encoding transcription factor bHLH25-like isoform X1 yields the protein MEISSIRGLSELMKLSKLQSVEDPRLINQWQMNSLDELGTLPIAATFGENLQRSFAHPNFNYKNAMETSHSEIDRPMKQHKANSWSSPSKLDHASTLQVASSPNFLSFANANYMNQMNILRPKEEGACPQSMDTIPTEILTAQGSFGNQNYVYKACQGAKRLSTSTRLSQTQDHIIAERKRREKLSQRFIALSAIVPGLKKMDKASVLGDAIKYLKQLQERVKTLEEQTKKKNMESVVFVKKSQLFTDGDNSTSDKNSSSDPLDEPLPEIEARFCDKNVLIRIHCEKRKGLLEKSVTEIEKLHLTVINSSVMTFGSSALDITIIAQMDEEFCMTVKDLVRNLRSAFKLFM from the exons ATGGAGATTTCATCCATAAGAGGGTTATCTGAACTG ATGAAACTATCAAAATTGCAGAGTGTGGAGGATCCTAGGCTCATCAATCAATGGCAAATGAACTCTCTTGATGAGCTCGGCACACTGCCAATAGCAGCCACATTTGGAGAGAATTTACAACGCTCTTTCGCACACCCAAACTTCAACTATAAAAATGCCATGGAAACTTCACATAGTGAAATTGATAGACCCATGAAACAGCACAAAGCCAACAGCTGGAGTTCACCatccaaacttgatcatgctTCAACTCTGCAAGTTGCTTCTTCTCCAAACTTTCTATCCTTTGCCAATGCAAACTACATGAAtcaaatgaatattttaagGCCTAAAGAGGAGGGAGCATGTCCCCAAAGCATGGATACCATTCCTACTGAAATTTTGACTGCTCAAGGTTCCTTTGGGAACCAAAATTATGTCTATAAGGCCTGCCAGGGAGCTAAGAGGTTAAGCACAAGCACTAGACTTTCTCAAACACAAGATCACATTATAGCAGAAAGGAAGAGGCGAGAGAAGCTCAGCCAGCGGTTCATAGCTTTGTCTGCTATAGTTCCTGGCCTTAAGAAG ATGGACAAGGCTTCTGTTCTTGGAGATGCTATTAAGTACTTGAAACAACTGCAAGAGAGAGTGAAGACACTCGAGGAACagactaaaaagaaaaacatggaATCAGTGGTCTTCGTAAAGAAATCCCAACTCTTCACTGATGGTGACAACTCTACTTCAGATAAAAACTCCTCCAGTGACCCCCTTGATGAGCCACTGCCAGAAATTGAAGCAAGATTCTGTGACAAAAATGTCCTTATAAGAATTCACTGTGAGAAAAGGAAAGGACTGCTAGAGAAATCAGTCACTGAAATTGAAAAGCTCCACCTAACGGTCATCAATAGCAGTGTCATGACATTTGGGAGTTCTGCTCTTGATATCACTATTATCGCTCAG ATGGATGAAGAATTTTGCATGACAGTGAAGGATCTTGTGAGGAATCTACGCTCAGCTTTCAAATTGTTCATGTGA